The Antechinus flavipes isolate AdamAnt ecotype Samford, QLD, Australia chromosome 4, AdamAnt_v2, whole genome shotgun sequence genomic interval GTAACAGAGCAAGAAAAAGATCTGGGATCCAGCACAAAGGAGCATAACTGTAAAGTACCAACTGTGATGTTTGTATCACAAACTAAGAAGGTACCTAGGGATATTAGACCAAGGAAAAATGAAGCCCTAGGCCTATTGTTGTGTACTGGGCAAGAACCAGAAATAGAGGCAAGAAGCAACTGTAGCTCTGACCCTAGAAATGGAAGTCTCAGATCCAGCTTATGATTTGGTCTGAATTCTAAAACAGTAACTAGCACAGATTATTTCTACGGAAGGGGAACTTGTAATTCTGTTCATCTTAACATTCAAAGCTTTCTAATTAGTTCTGTAGCACTTAATTTCAGTTCAACCTGGACAAATCCACAGTTGTGTTGTACAGGACCCAGGTCAGAATCTTGCAAAAGTCAGATCAAGAGGAAAGTATTCAAAATTTACCCTGAATAAGACTTCTTGGGGTACCTAGAAAACTTTCAGGTTTCCAGCTAGGGCTGCTCCTAAGATACTTAGGAAGACAAAACTCAATACCCAAGGAAAGGAGTAGAAcctaagagaataaaaaaataggacTAAACAAAGCTCAGACATTCTCTTCAGAAATGCACAGAACTTGCCTCTAATACAAAGTTCAAAGCAAtaataaagactgaaaaaaatgaataaaggaaaaaaaaagaatattgtcatTAAGAACAATTATGTTGACTGGGAATTgaaagacacaaactcagaagacaactaAACTAAATTACTGCACAGCTTGAACAGTAATTCAGCTAAAATTCCTAGACAAAatggagagttaaaaaaaaaatttataaatgaaatgaaagcacTTGAGGAAAGAAGCATAATGGAAATGAGAGCTATAAAGGAAAGAtttgtataagaaattaaatgcttAGCACAGCAGTACTCTTATACCCTTCTCGTGGCTCTCGTTCACTCCcagaatcaaatgcaaaatatACTGGCCTTCAATGCCCCTTATAATCTattccctttctacctttccagtcttatgcTTTGCTCCCtgtactcttcaatccagtgataTTGGTCTTCTGGCTTTTCCACAAATAAGCCACTCCATCTTTTGGCTTTAGATATTTTTTCTGGCTGTCCcacatgcctggaatactctccttCCCTAATTTCACCTATTGATTTCCTTGGTTTCTTTTAAGCCCCAACTAAAATTCCAGCTTTTGGGGAGGAATCCTTTCCCAATTTCTCTTAATTTGAATCTctttcctctattaattattttctacttatcttgtacaaagtttgctttgtatatatattagttttatgttttctctcccattatattgtaagctccttgaaagaaagtatttttgcctatttttttgtatgcccagcacttagtacaatgcctggtacataacataacatatatttttattgactACTCATCAGTTAAGGAATAGCTGGGGACAAATTATGCCCACTAGCTGCCTTAGACCCTTGGTTAAACTGTGGTGCATGATCTCATATGGGGTTTTGTAAttaaatgtgggggtcatgaaattatgatttatttgtttgaattgtataccttttttatatacctatataccagagtcacataaaaatttctcaggttaaAAGAGGTTGCTGGTGGAAACAGTTTAAGAAGCCATACCCCTAGAGTACAAGATTAGGGTGTagagttaggagaaaaaaatgaagggaagctGAAGTTGAGTGAGCCCAGAAATAGTGAcctatattgcatatatatgttgcaagtatatatatatatatatattcttatttaatctttttagGATCTTAGATATGGcactcagaggtcatctaatcctaaccctttagtttttttttttaatttttatttaataattattttatattgacagaatccatgccagggtaattttttttacaacattatcccttgcactcgtttctgttctgatttttcccctccctccctccaccccctcccctagatggcaagcagtcctatatatgttggatatgttgcagtatatcctagatacaatatactaACCCTTTAGTTTTTAAAGGAGAATATTGAGACCTTACAAGTTAAGAGAGTTCCACAAAATCATTAAGTTAGTAAATATTAGAGGTATGATTTGAACAGAGGCCCTCCAGAGACACTTCTATTTTCTACTGCAACATGAGCCCttctaatagagaaaaaaaaataatttttatccttaggctgttttccatttttcataaatatttatgtgtatactaTTAGTTCATTAAGGTCATTTATGATCATTattaatagaattatagaatattagaattgaaaaggataaGGGAGATATTTCTaattcaatctctttattttatagataaggaaattgaaacctTTCAAGGCTTCATAGTTTGTCTGAGGTCATAGGGCTAATTTATGGTAGAATTAGCAACTAAATCCCTGTTACCTAAACCTCATTCCAAGAATGTTCGTACTGTATATTGTGCTGCTTTGCCATtaacattcaatttaaaaaatgtccCTTTTCTAGGATTTCTGCATAGTTGCATAATGTCataatataatcaataaattattccaaaatccttaaaataatttattctttcccATGGTTTCACCCACATTAACATCTGTTAAATTTCTAAGCAAATTTTGACAGATATTTAGTTGAAAGTCTCAAATACAACAGTTTTCATTCTTACaagttaattaatttaattcagttaATACAACTCTTTGGTTGAAACATTTTAACAACACACAAGAGAATTCAATACATCAGCTCAAGTAACTATGATTTTCTATTGccttttctctataatttttccATTAGTTTCCTGTACGAAAAAATATACCTCAACTACCCCTAAATCCTTAGGCAGCCATTTAAGCACTGGCAAACTTCCATGTGTCCCCTAAAGAAGTAGGTCCAAAGCTGGTCATCATATCCGTGgtccatttatattattttactattaatGAATCaccttttcacatttcttttctctatgaAAAATCTTGtcctaaaagaaaagaagacttacAAAAGGGATAAGAATTCAATCCTAAtgtgtggggggaaaaaagtgcCTCATAATAATCCTCCTACATTGAATTTTACCACTTCAGCCCTGTGTTACTGTAGAATGATCcatgaaaaacatttatatttccTAGCATCAGCTTTCTGAGAACTGCTTACCTACAGAATTGTTCTGTAGCAGTTTGTGCTTTCTTAGATTGCAAAAAGATATCAGAAAGGTATCACCCTCACACATCTTCAGAGACAAAGACTGGAAAATACAATCCCTGAAGAGAGTATTCAATATCTTTCAGTAGATATAATGTATCTGGATTTCAATTAGGTCTGTGATATTGCTATAATGTCTTTCCAGTCATGATGAATGGAAGACAGTCTTCTGGattgatatttattgaataattacATCCCAAAAAAGTATTATCATAGATTTGGAATGTAGTTTACGCATGGGGTGTCATAGGGTCCCATTCTCAGTTCTATCCCGTTCTACATTTTTAGTCTTTCAATATTTAACATCATATATAATGACACAGAAAGTTCTTCATATTTTATTGCTGACATGGAGCTGGGAAAAATGGCCAATAATTTGAATGGcacagaatttaaattttaaaatctcaaaagtTTGTAACAATAGACTGAATCTATTATCTGCCAATCATTGCAAAATTCTCTTAACCAaggataaaaaaattacaaaattctagAATATGGACGATATCTTAATGGTagtttaattggaaaaaaagtgaAGCATTTAGTTAGTTGAATATAGCTCAAGTGGCAGTGTGATGAGGCAGCTAAAAAATGTTAATGTAATTGCAGGAAATGGTAAAGATATCAAGTGTTCAGAAAGAGAGAAGTAATATTCCTACTATGCTCTAATTAGATCACACTTGGAGTGTTGTGTCATGTTTAGTTTTATATGCTACATTTGAAGGACATTTTCATACAggaaatagtttttttgtttttgtttttgtttttttcttaagaataCAACACATTCTAGAATCCCAAGGGATGTAGAAGTGTTGAAGTCACTGGGGATGTTTGTTTAGCTGGAGAAGAGACTTTGGTGAAGGGGGAATATGTgactattttcttaaatatttgaaggacttgcatgttaaaaagaaacattagagTTTTTTTTCCAAAGCTCCATGGGGCATAATTAGGTAAAAATAGGAGAGAGATATTTTGGCTTGTTTCAAAGAAGCACTCCCTGATTTCATTCtatgtaataaaaatgtattgaGCTATATGTTAGGCGCTACCTTGATTccttcaaaaagtatttattaagctttaCAAGCTTGTGCTAGATGTGGGCTCTGTTCTTATTATGTTGATTTTTAATAGAATGCAACATTTaaagatagagaaatatataataatttaaggatatattatgttatattctaGAGCTATTCAAACCCAAATCCAAGGACAAGTAGAATCCCCAAAGTGGGGCTACTTTGTTGCTATTCAATTATTTTCAGGTGGGTATTGTTTCTTGAGAACTAGTATATGCAAATTCAAAGAAACTTACCACCAGAAGATTGGTGGACTGattttgtgtttgtatgtgtatgaataCCTCATGATAACTACTTATTAAAGTAGAGGGATTTCTATGATCAGGAGAAAATGTGACTACACTGATAAAATCAGGAATCTTCTTATGTATTTAAgttgttttattccattttttcagttctttctaattctttgtgatcccatttgggattttcttggcaaagatgggagtaagggggtgggggaggatggtttgccattttttctccagttcattttacagatgaggaactaaggcaaacaggattaagtgacttgctcagaatgaCATAGCTAATGtctagggccagatttgaactaaggaagatgaatctttttgactgAAGCCTGGCACTCTGTGCCACTTAATTGCCTTTATTTGAATTGTATTAGCTTAATGTTAAGCACATAATGGGtgatcaataagtatttgttacaTGGATGAATAGTTACAAATTATTTGCCACCATTAAATCCACATTTGCAGAGGACTGGGTGGGGGATAAGAGAACTATATGCTGGACacatgatggtgatgataatgctagatagcatttatagagcactttaaggtttgcaataatattccattatattaatataccataatttattcagttattccccaattgatgagcatccaatcaatttccaattccttgccaccacaataagaactgctacaaacatttttgcacatgtggatccttttccctcttttatgatatctttgggatccagacacagtagagacactgctggatcaaaggatatgcagaattTTATAGTCTCAATTTGTTCttcagaaaggttggatcattttacaatgcCAATTGTTagcaatacattagtgtcccagtttttccatatcccctccaatatttatcatcatcttttcctgtcatcttagccaatttgattgTATTCAATCATTATtgtaatcaatagtaatttagagcattttttcatatgactacaaatgactttaatttttttcatctgaaaattgtctacaatatttatttttattgctttatttatttgttttttacttgtatttgtattatttttaatgtttatttttcaattcatttttattttatatacacaattatataGCCAAGtatagattgactcagggaaacggGAAGTGGGCCCCAGCTCCAGGACCCTAGGCAAAAAAAATACTTAGGGTATGATGGCAGTCGattttacacccagagagtctttagaagttcggTACTTCAACttgatcaatcagcagaaaagcaacctgatggaagaaagagattacaattgggaagaatacaggttTCATAACCCAAATGAAGGgaagtgtccagtgcgagcagctccaatataatcaccaggtgatgaggagtgatccagaaagtggtgaatggaagggaccaaataAGTAACTGCTTGGAGGaaagggtttgcttatatctctacagatagagaaggaatcagatgggtgctgatgagccgtatttgccttgtccattggagagagacagaaaaagagaagacccaagaaacaaaaaagacttgaccagcctctggtggctttcctgccttcatcacttcttcactaagaccaaggacttgagctggtcccaagatcctccagggagctagtctggacactatattttaatcGCCCTGGTGTGGGGGCTTTAGAAAACAACAATATGTTATGTCATCCCaccttgggggctctagaaagcaggacattacagccaagcaaaacaaatttatgtGTTGACCAAAGAACACAGAGGTGAAAGATTTGATAGAGAACATCTAgctcaattctttcattttacacatgagaattGGGGTTCAGGGAAGTTAGGTGACTTTAAAtataggcccttaataaatgcttagtgaaagaatgaatgaatactgAGAAATATGGATCAGTTTTGAGCAAAAGCATCATAGGCACGTGAGGATGAAAAGTCAGCTGGTGAAAGCAAGAGAAATCAAAGTCAACAAATAGGGCAGTTACTAAAATGACCATAGATTACATATACCACTTTAATGAAGGAAATTTGatagtaatatcaatattaatagctacagtaaatatttattgaggacTTCTTTGTAGAATAATTCTGCTTACTAAGACAAATCTGTCCATGATAAGAGGGATAAACTTAGCCATGAAGGTCCAACCTCCTTTTTCAATATTTCTGGAACTAACCAGTAGATCTAAGTCAGAGATTCCTAATCTGGGATCTGTGaacattaaaaacatatatttttggtgacaatatttttatgtaattagtttcctttgtaattctacgTGTTTTATGTATCTAAAACATAATACTGAGAAAGACTTCATAGACTTTACCAGGGGAGCCATGATACcccaaaaggttaagaaccctagATTTAGGTTTTGTTTTAAGATAGTTGTTCTAGAAGAACTGTGAGACTCACTGCATCTCCTAGTTCTCCTTGTGTCCCTGCAGATTGATGAGAATTCATTGCTTCTAGTTCAACTCAGCCACCAAAGGAAAGCCAcataaattctttctcttatgGCATCTTACCTCTCTTGTCCTCATCTCTCATCTTTCCTTcaaattataataatcaaataaatgtCATTGCTTTTGAGGAGGAATCATTTCTTTGCCATATGGTTTTACTTAATACTTCTGTGACTTCATCTTTTCTGGTCATCCATCATTCTCCTATGTGTATGACTTCCCCCTATTCCCTCTTGAAAATGGGAGCtggctttaaatttattttttaatttttacatttcaaaatagaaaaaaaaaacatttttttttggtctcttcagCTCTTAgcataatgttttaaaaacagtaagggcttaataaatccttttaatTCATTTATGGTGATTTTGGGGCTTCCCGCAGAATACTAATGGCTGTTCAAAATTCTCAACTAAtcttagaaatattttgttttaacatcAGCATGATTTATAAGCATACATCCATTTCAACTACATTCTACATGAGTAAGGACAGGCGGAGGGCTACACTTAGAAGCATACATCCCTACAAtagctaggattttttttttttttttttaaatttctgctcTCCTCTTTAGCTATGCTGGCTTAGATTGGTAGCCCTAAAGAAACCATAGGTTAGTGTGGGCATGGGAGGGTTTAGTCTTTAAAAATGCTAATCATTCAGATATTCTGTCCTGATAGTTCTAGAATTCCTATTGTATTATCTGAAGAAAAAGTAACTCACTTTTCTATACCCAGACAATTCTTATATTCTTATTcccccccttcttctcccctccctatCCCATAAAGAACCCTCATTTTACTCTTTCTTAGCTGCTTTCTCATTGCAATTAGCTCTCCTACTCTTGCTAAGGACAATGAGAGCTCTAAAGTCTGCTTACTTTGTTGGGAGAATGTCAAAAATAGTTTTAGGTCATTGACACCCAGGCAGGGCAACATGTACTATAGGGAGAAAGGCCTTTTTCCCCCTCCtggcttaactttttttttcttttaatctcataTGTGagtgtctctcccctctcttccctctgtctctcgtATATGAGATAAAATTAAATCAGGAAcagattcctttttttccaatttgttgggggaggacagagggaaggagagacagagacagagacagacagagacagacagaaacagacacagaaacagagacacagagacagaggcagagacagagagagacagagaaagacagacacacacagagaatgagAATGGGAAAGTGTTCAGCATCCTTTGGTTTAAAAAACTTGGCATTACTGTAATTTTCTTCATGGGGCTTTCATTTGTCACTATCTTGACGTTCAACGGAAATCAATTTGAATGTTCCAttgtgcatttttctttttccttttcccagtcTTATATTACTATTGCCAAAATTTCAAGCTAAACCTGAAAGACccctctcatttttttgtttcctcctcttttccctacCCTCATCCCTAATGAAGCCTCCTTCCAGCCTAGCCCCATAAGGGATAAGGGCCGCAGTGTGTCGGGTGGGTGGTGCCTGTCCTACTCTGCTGACCCAGTGGCCTGAGCCAATCACAAAGAGGATTGGGCCCCTTGCTCCTCGATTCCattccccctccccatctccgGGCTCCTAGAAAGAGGGAcggaggagggggtggagattTCAGCTCTAATCCTTGCTCTTTGCCCGCCTCTTCTTCAAATAAGAAGCTGGAGCTGAATTGCTGGGGCATATTCTAAACCTCAGGGCCAGGAAAATTAAGCTTATCTTCTTAGTTGTCTGAAGCTAGTGagggaggtttaaaaaaaaaaaaaagaatggtggaGGCTTTCTGTGCTACCTGGAAGCTGACCGACAGCCACAACTTTGATGAATACATGAAGGCACTAGGTAAGTAAAACACAAGACTAAATCTTTTTGAAAACCacagtatgtatgtgtgtgtgtgtgtgtgtgtgtgtgtgtgtgactttatgattcttttttcaaCTGCTtgtgtagattaaaaaaaaaaaaagcttcaactCCAGTATCCAATTATAAGATTGCTTTTTCCTGAAGATTAAAGGACCAAAATAATGTAAATACAGCCTTTATAATCTGCCCTCTTTCTTCTTAAATCTGGACTCTTCTGATTGGGTTTGATCTGTATTCCTTAAACTGCAACCATCTGAATCTAAAAAGAGCTTGAAgacattttgatttttcctttgttttcatcaGCATTCAGTTATTTTGGCAGATAAAATCATGTTACATGACTAAATATTTGATTGTGCCTTAGGATACCTTGATTTCCAATGTAAGGTTTGGGGTGGGAatgagaggaaatggaaaaataaggaaaggtttTGAAAGTTGTCTGAAAGTTGCAAGCTCCATTGCAAGCCCAGTAGCTTTTAGATGGCTGAGAGTAACTTTTATCATTTCTCCCTGGTTCTTTAGGAGTGGGCTTTGCCACTAGGCAGGTGGGTAATGTGACTAAACCAACAGTGATAATCAGTCAAGAAGGGGACAAAGTGGTGATCAGGACTCAGAGCACCTTCAAGAACACAGAAATCAGCTTCCACTTGGGAGAAGAATTTGACGAAACAACTCCAGATGATAGAAACTGCAAAGTAAGTAATTTGACTTCTTTCCAGAAAGAGAAGAGCCAGGGCAAAGTTGTTAAAGAAGGGATTTTAAGCTTTAGGATATAGGGACAAAAGGAAAgctattcaaaagtggaatgggccaCTTTGGAAGTGGGAGTTTCCCCATCATGCTTCCTAAAGAGGATGGATGACCACTAatcattcatctctctctctctctctcttctccttccctccctgtctccctctctttctccctctcccccctccctctctctctctttttttcccttcctctatctctccctcttctccctccctcccctcccccctttcctctctttctgaaattctttttaagGCAAGGGTAGAATTAAGTGACCACTGAACTctcaactttgaaattctgtgtTTAAAGATTCTTCACGTATTTCTTTTCTGTGGGGGATTTCCTTCAGTTGTGAGGAGCCTaggaaggaattattttttactgGGAAGACTTCCATCCCATTCATGGTTCTTGAGATACCAGATCAACTGTTCTGATTCGTGATCTATTTTGAGTTCCATCTCTAGTTCAAATTTTCCCATCCACAAGGTTTTATCctattattttccctcatttttctatttgaacTGTATTCCTTAAACTGCAACCTCTGAAATAAATTCTCAAAAGATGGTGGGAACATGCATTCCTCCTAAAGTCTTTGAGAAAATTAgatgaataatattattttttttttcacttcaaggCTTCATTTAAATGCAAATGGTATAGAGATGAATGATTATTTGTTTTGGTAAGGAATTTTTAATTTCTGATACATAAAGGCATTGAATTTTGaacaaagaaacacattttaataaaaatgattaataatagaTTGCACAATTCATGttttaatgatataattattatagTTCATTGAAGTAATGCAATAGTGATTCCAGTCACAGATTGGCATCTTACCATCACACCAGTCAATTGTTCAATTTGTTTTCAAACAGTTCAAGTTCCTTCAAACAGAAGTTAAGAGCTATGTTGCTTAAATCTTAACCATTTCTATAGTTGTCTTAGTTCTcttgtgtttttgttctttgtagtCTGTTGTGAGCTTGGATGGTGATAAGCTAGTTCATGTTCAAAAATGGGATGGCAAAGAGACAAACTTTGTAAGAGAAATTAAGGATGGCAAAATGGTCATGGTGAGTAAGAACAGTATATTctgtttagaatttatttggtgtATAATATGCAACATGAACAGCAAAAACTATATTAGTTTGTGTAAAAAGAATTCCCCTGCCCCC includes:
- the FABP7 gene encoding fatty acid-binding protein, brain, whose protein sequence is MVEAFCATWKLTDSHNFDEYMKALGVGFATRQVGNVTKPTVIISQEGDKVVIRTQSTFKNTEISFHLGEEFDETTPDDRNCKSVVSLDGDKLVHVQKWDGKETNFVREIKDGKMVMTLTFGDVVAVRHYEKA